The nucleotide sequence TACAGCCACATTGATATTGGTCATATTGGTGCTGCTTGACTTTACGAAAGCCTTTGATAGCCTTCCGCATGATCTGGTCTGTTATAAacttttcaactttttcgggCTCTCTTCATCTGCAGTCACCCTTTTCAAATCATATCTTAATGGTCGATCTCAAGTTGTGAACTTTCGAGACGAAATGTCTCCCCCTGCCTTCTTGTCCAATGGCATCGCTCAAGGCTCTATCCTTGGGCctcttcttttttcttctcttttcatCAATGATTTGCCCTCTGTCCTGCGCAGCTGTTCCTATCACCTTTATTCGGATGACCTCCAAATTTTGTGTTGAGGGTGACCCCTCAGACACTTTTTCAGCGTTTCGAATAATGAATGAGAATCTCTCAAAAATTGAGCACTACTGGTCAATCTCCAATGGATTACTTCTAAATCCTAAAAAGTCGCAGGCTatactcatttctaaaaaatctgTTCACATTACTCCTTATCCTCTGATTCTTCATGGTGAAGTTATTCCTTTTTGTGAGCAGGTCAAAAACTTAGGAATCATCTTTAATACAAACCTGTCTTGGTCAGATCATGTGTCTTCTATTTGCCGTAAGGTCAATTACTCTCTTTATACGCTCCTTAGGCGATACCGGGACATCACACCCCGTGACACACGACTGCTTTTGGCCCGAGCACTTTTGCTCCCTTATTTCAATTATGGGGccgaactgtttttttttagcggACGCAGAATCAATGCGCAGACTCTCGGTGACCTTGAACAATTGTATCAGGTATATCTGTTGGCTTAAACCTCGTGACCACATTTCCTCGTATAGGGATGTGTTTGTCGGGTGTGACCTATTCACTTGCAAATGCGAGCCCTCACGTTCATTTGTCGGCTCCTTGTGTCGCGGTGCCCCGAATATCTGGCGGGCCTCTTGACGGACGGTGGTTCGGCTAGGTTGAGGGGGCTCATTGTGCCGAAATCTCTTAGTGAGACATTCCATCGCACTCTCTTTGTTAGGGGAGTCTACCTGTACAACTCCCTTCCTCCTCTTACGAGACGATCGGTTGCTGCTATAAGGGAGCACTTCCTGAACTCATCTGAGTAGCTTTTGAatcttaacaatttttctttttttgtttttaactatttttttttattatttttccaaaatctttttttttcactgatttttttatctttcatctgccacaaatttgtaagagggaaatACCCTATTTTTCGTgatgaataaattaattgaattgaattgaatattgcCCAATGGTGTGATACCTGATACCTCAACAGGGGGTGGTTTATACTTCAGCGTGTTGAAATGGGGTTCAGAAGGACCGAAATACTTCTAGTTTATTCGGGAATATAGTCATTGCTGGTTGAACCATTGAAATTTAATGGCACAGCAATTGTGATGCGAACTAATGCCATGTCCTGGACACCATAATAACCCAAAagcaagtttgtaaaagtttgtacttcttcACAAACGTTGTttataacatgatcacttgattcGTCCCGGGACCCCGGTTCAAATTTCCTTTAGGCCAGTTTTCTggagttaaaggtgttcgaattgcaccCAGTGTCAGGagaacttcactgcacttgatccCACGGGGCATGGCATGGAACTGACAATTCCATCCAAGAAAtgtaatggatgttccgaagtCCCCTTACGGGAAAGCCTAAGTTCCTCTAATGGAGCGTTAtgccactattattattattattattattgctcCTTTCGGTGTTGCAGAAGTTGAGCTTGAAACGTGCAAATTGGAAGATTTGTCGGAGGAACAGAGGAATATCATTGAGGCGGATTCCTTTTGGTGCCTCTCCAAGTTCCTCGATTGTATCCAGGATAACTACATTTTCGCTCAGCTGGGCATTCAGGCCAAGGTGAATCATCTGAAGGAGCTGATTCAGCGCATCGATGGGAATCTGCATAAGCATCTGGTGCAGCACGGAGTGGATTATCTGCAGTTCTCCTTTCGCTGGATGAACAATTTGCTGACGCGAGAATTGCCACTTCACTGCACAATCCGTCTCTGGGACACGTATCTGGCTGAGTCTGATGGCTTTGCTGTGTTCCAGCTCTACGTCTGTGCAGCGTTTCTGCTTCACTGGAGGGAGCAGTTGCTGCAGGAGAAGGATTTCCAGGTAAAAATCTTTGGCGTTTTTCTACCTTGATTTCCTCGGATGATTGACTTTGTCTTCCAAAAGGGTCTTATGCTGATGCTGCAGAATTTACCCACTCACAACTGGATGGATTCTCATATCAGTGTTCTCGTGGCTGAAGCCTTCAGACTGAAGTTCACTTATGCAGATGCTCCTAAGCACTTTGAGGGGAAGAGTTGACAACCGATAGGCATGAGCAAATTCATCGGCTGATTTACAATTTCCTTTAGTAGACCTTTTCTCCTGTTCACATTGCAAGATGGAATTGGCCAAAAAGAGCATGAAGAGGGGAGagtttgtttaatttttgggacaatttaaaagataaaatctttattgataaaaaagaaaagaacagaaaaaaacaattcCTGCTAGTTGAAATCTCTTTTTGAGAGAATGATAGTGACACGAAAAATTATGCGCGGACTTTTATGTGTGAGCATTATtgcaaataagaaaaatattattattaataggtTTTAAGGCAATTTCATGGAACACGAAGGTGAATTTTGTGGGAGATTTGTTTTATTTGATCTCCATTCAGAATTCCCCAAATCAACTACTTTAAATATCGATTGAACTGGAAATATTAGacctttttaaatttataatagtAATAAAGAATATGGCTAATTATGACTTCTTTGTCatgaaaaataacatttttctttCTAGTTTTCTTTGTTTATGGTGAAAATGTCCCAAAGTCGTtacttttgaattgattttttgtccCAAAGTCACAACATCTTTTGCTGTGAGAACTGTGAGTTTAAAATATAACGGTTTTACACATTTAACTGGAAGAATCACTGAAACCTTAGGATTCTGTGAATTATTAACAAAAATtcatgataaaatttaatttttcttacttatttAAGTTTCTTTTTATATCCCTTTTACGAAAACTCTGAACAATTTACgcaaattcttcattttttttgcacacTAGGAGGAATACTCCCGCCATAAATTCTGTCATGTCCATAACCTCACTCCGCCCAGAAATTACAAAACAAATCGCGAATTTCTTCCagccattattttttattgcttttctcCGCATTTTATTCAGTTTCTTGCATGCCGTGAGAGCGATTTGTAGAGATGAAGTAGTGCTCTTGCAACGTGTGATGAGATCGTGCGAATTTGCAGTGAGTGAAAGTACTTAAGATTGGGAGAAAGTTTCTCCACTgaagcagaaaaaaatcttcaaagtgatTTGTCCAAGGAGATTCTATCGCTCTCGATTGCTAAAGATAGTGTCCAGAACGTGCCCGATAGCAAGTAGCAATGGCATACTTGCGGGAGTCACTGGAGAAGGGAAGTACAGTGCGTGGAGTGAATCAGAAGGTGCCGGACAAGATGGAGAATAAAGTGAGCAAAGAGTCCATTCCGGAAGTAGCGGCAACCCACAAAACCGTCTACGTGGTGTTCTTTTCGCTGCTGCTGGATCTCCTGGCCTTCACGATGATCCTGCCACTCTTGCCATCCCTCCTGGACTACTACAGACAGCACGATACCCAGGGACTCTATCACAGACTCTCACAGAGCATCAAGTTCTTCCAGGAGACAGTGGGGGCTCCTGAGAAGTACAATTCTGTGCTGTTTGGGGGCTTCCTGGGATCCATGTTCAGCTTTTTGCAATTTGTAGCGAGTCCCATTGTAGGGGCATTTTCAGACGTTTACGGCAGGAAGAGGGTCATGATGATTTGCATGGTGAGTCTTCTTCAGCTTTCCTAAAAGGTTTCTCCTCAAATTACTGTATCAGATTAAGTATTTCAAAGGATTAAATAAGGCTTGACTCGCttgaatatatttaaaaaaaaatggaataggggagagtggggctATTTGTAAGAACATTGGGAAGAACGAAACCAATGTAGTGCTTACAAGatgatttataaaatatttgcattttctAATATTCTGAACAAGTTTTACGCGACTATAAATTAATACAGAAGTTCTAGGCTGGAGCACTGCTcacaaataaaaactaattaagAAAATAGAATCGGAAGAACTCCCTCCTCATCTACTTCGATGAGGCTTAATCCACGTTCTTGATTAATTTGATAAGAAGCTAGATCCTTGAAGAGCCTCCTAGAATTAGATTTGTGGGAGTGACTTTGTCTTGTTTTTTGACTGTTCCTTTGCCTCTTTCAACTCTTTGGACTTGAaggtaggggagggtggggcagtttaacgacggggcagtttcaatttatgcatattcttcttatccctttgaaaggaatgaaataaaacctttatgttactgAAGCTATAAcagagacccatgttcataaaaataattaatttcgtaacgcttctcgtttgagttctgtaattgattttataaaactgcaataaaatgaaactttttataatgtcttattttcaacaatttctgaaccgttgcacttatctatcgaagtaacataattgtattaaattaccagtggttttatgattattataaggcatttagcgttgaatgaattctaagacggttctgacaattttgatttgagttccgaaagtgcGTAAGGGGCAGTTTCAAGCAAGCACATGGAGAAGTTTCCTGTGTccaataatttacttttttaatcaaaattaacttaaagcaATCACTGagaacgttttgtagctgtttttgtcgataaacttcgaaattttgggaagtagattttctaaaaactcattaccaaaaaaataagaaaaaacaatctttcaatgattttaagtgcttaaaaacgctaaagtaaattgttataatatttttcagaatgttttcagcaagatattataattttttgtagtattatgacaattcaagattttaaaatactattataaaactgttttaCTAAAAAcgacatgttctaaggcgacaTATTGTTCCATTTATGTTCTGAATTAGCTTagaactacaaaagacatttctttcgtataaaatattaaagaaaattgctcaataaatGAGAAATAGGATTGGAAATTtgtggcgatattttattttcactgtaTGATCAATAAgagttaaaattctgttataaagttcttgctcgattatatttttatgttttaaagtcctagaagactttaaaatagtaattttaatcaattctgataTCGCAAGTTTCatataaacacattttttctttctcaaaaattgcctcattatttatcttgaaattgccccgcaacgggggactttcacgcattctgccattcaaatgaaatcatcttctccacaataggccaatgaaattaaaggattattttttattattttcattaaccctaaacccaactgtaactcacagaatatataaagttttaattctgtttatcatatttttacaaaatggtctcaaaatccattttgcaatttaggggtgaaactgccccaccctcccctaccaACATATTAGGTTTAGTCCGTTTAGTACTTTTAGTTGGCTATAACTTTTGAGAAGGGCGTTATCtaaaatttgtatatttgaAGCTACATAGGAAATCTCATTTTACCTTCACGAATAATAGGGAAGACTAGGGCTGTTTGCCAACAAATGAATATTTCATTCcacatattttgtaaaataatatgTTTGTATCcgattgataaatatttgaatgaaTAAGCAAGAGGCAAGGTTCTAAGGCAAGCTATAACATCCCACAGTCTAATTCTATCCGTAGCTAATTCTGCCTCGATGTCCCCTGTAATGCTTTTTGAAATaatgtgtttaaattttaaaagccataaaattatttagctttcaattacaaaaaaaaccttgtagAACATTAGCAAAACGTAGGGGCatattgtgcaaaatttcggacAGCGTGAAATATCGGACACCTTTTCTTGTCtcaaaattttatgattatttatttatttatttatttcaatttctagAGGTTGTTGCAATGACAAAGAAAGAAAGGAACGTCGTCTCAAACATAGCGACGCTGTAGAATTGGAAAAAAAACCTTGGAACAATCTCAGAAGTGCAGGGGACTTCGAGAAACTTGGTGTCCGATATTagcaaaaaagcaattttattcaattttaaatttattcaggataattaaaaaaaaatataataaacaaattaagatTTCAAGCAACAAACCTGAAAAAAAGTAACCGAAAATTTCAATtggtagggaaaactggggcaaataaccacaaaaattgtaaattttaaaaataaatttttttctgatataaAGGAGACCaaggctttaaatttttataatagatAATCCTCATGAATCTTTTTAAACGTGGAAAGTTTTATTGAATTCGAGCAAGGAATATGGTacataaaagtaatttaaaattttgaactctgttttaaaaatgttttcttttcaggaaatatcgAAATTGGATTaactaattttctaaaatttttgaagTAGTGAGCATTTCTTGTACTGACTGAAACGAATCCGTTATCCATTTCTGAGTTTTCATATGAGTTTTTCTTCTAggaattcttttattaaaagggcgacaaagcgtcccagactttgcgaaatgctcgaactcgtgagttAGATGATATACCtgaatcactcaatagattccacaaaatagtttgaagagtaataaaaaatatattcgaacaaaaattacttattggtaaataaccggttcccaaccgatttgaactgacttataaattattcaaaatatttcccaaaatacacctcaggagtaatttaattgaatttcgtataaaaattatttatcgattatgaaccggttcattaccaattcaaaaccgattggaaccggtttagttttgtcggtgggaatcagtggcgcagtAGGCAAGGAATAAagtggctcttgggcggatcgattccccggctcaacttactgttgtgagttcgagtcccacccggtgcaaagatctgaatgtataatttaggaaattttcatatgttaataacgtaatataacgcaccgcctacgcccaacaactccaggagtatggaagaagcatccacaatgcggggaaggctctccttaataataaataataataatattaatagttttgtcggaaattccaagacctttcgaacgagcccaaatatgaccccattcgcttgataaatgcgctctctagtgtctttttaacctttgaccttgaaaaaccgttattacactgagagaaatgcgaaaaagttaaaataacattccggaaatgtttattttaccctgcagtattgatccaaaatcggtgtaaatattaccctttttaggtgtattgggctaaagttaccctttttcatgttaattttacccttgaaaaggtgtaaaattaacattaaacaccacattttacacctaaaaagtgttaaagttatgaggaaaaaaagttaatcgcacccccttttttcagttttggaagggaaggggagggatgggggaaaatgaggggcatgttaacgatccttgggtcgacttatggggggtcccccggaggtcccaagtcgctatctctatccgtttggcctctaaactGGCGACAGTGGAcggacagatggacaaacagcgtgacgacatttctcagaaatgatctgaaacgtgaagatttgttgataaaTGTGGTCTCCggagggtggaaggtggaaCTTTTggaggggtgaaaaaatcgagggattgttatatactgctctctccgtggagttcgagcagtaaaatgataaCTCATTCTACAACTTTACATGCCTCTTTCTATATCTTACCGAAAAGTGTGCTTTTCAggtcattttctaaaaatcgtgttttatttgtttttttttgcgtttTCTAACCCAGTTAAGTGACTTTTCAAGTTTTGATTAAGAAATAACATTTCCGTTTTCCGATTTCCGATTGTCCCAGTCTTCCCTCTATTCCGTCaggaaaataatacaaaaaaacttaatattGCATAGAAGttgtattttgaataaatattaattatcgGTTTTTAATAGTTTTGAACTATTTTTGACTTATTaaggattcaaagacctttccaacgacgcCAAGTTTGTCgatatcggttgagaaatacgctctctctAGACCGTTTATAAACTCTGTTATTATAAATGATTCAAGACTTCTCAAATGACTTAAAATATAAGAGAAATTGCACGATTTCGAGATATTTTAAATATCGATTTTGAGGGTCTCCCGACGACCCTAAGTctctatttctaaccgtttggcctctagatttGCTAACGGTCGGACAAAGAGTTAAATAAAGTTTACCATATTCCATTACTATTATCCTGTGAAATTTTAGATCACTTAGGAGGTTCGTAAAGGTTCTTCTAAAATTTGAAGCCTCAGTATCTTTTACCTTTTggagatatcgaattttcaatttttcggcCTGTCATatttgccccacttccccctattaaaggttatttatttttttgatttcaatTTGGTGCGCAAGATTTGCATATCCCAAGACAGCCCGGTAATCCCCTACAAAATGTTGCGTCTACCTGAAATTCTTCCATTTTAACCATCAGCGAtttgtttttgatttatttctgatttatattttatcaataaaaaaatctcttattcgTCAAATTCCTCGGACAAATTGGGTCACAATCATGACGGGCGCTTTTTTTTGCTTGTCTCACATATTCTAGAAGCGTGAGCTGCCTttcattccttttttttgtattatcaaGCAATAAACACCATTTTCTTCTTGCTTTATACTGACAATAATTAAATTAGCACTAAAATAAGAAGTGTTTTGTTGCAGTGCGGGATTACTCTCTCTTATCTTCTTTGGGCTGTGTCGAGCAATTTTGCCATCTTTGTGATTGCTCGTTTCGTGGGTGGCTTGAGCAAGGGAAATATTTCCCTGGCCATGGCCATTATCACGGATGTGTCCAACAGCAAGAGTCGTGGCAAAGGAATGGCTCTTGTTGGCATTGCTTTCTCGTTGGGCTTCATTGTGGGCCCGATGATTGGGgccattttctcaaaatactcAGATAAGAGCAGTCCGGATTGGTTCTGGCTTCCTGCTACTTTTGCCATGTGTCTAGCACTTGCGGACATTCTCTTCTTGGGAGTCTTCCTGCAGGAGACTCTGCCAAAAGTAAGGAtcttttcgtgttttttttttttaagaaaaaaggaataatttattttattattttttttgtggttgCTACAGAAAAAGCGCGCCAAGAAAGTTCTCATTTCTCTATCGAGAGCCCTTGAGTACATTAATCCAACGTCACTCTTTAAATTTGATGCTGTGAAGAATCTCTCGACGAAAGATCTCGAGTCCCTCAAGAGACTGGGCTTCATCTACTTTGTCTACCTATTTATCTACTCAGGACTGGAGTTTACAGTGACTTTTCTTATGTATCACAAATTCGGTTTTACGTCCATCGATCAAGCTAAAGTATTCCTGACCACGGGAATTGTAATGGCATTGCTTCAGGGATCCGTTGTCCGGCGACTTCCGGAGAGACTGACTAAGAAATCGGCTGTTCTGGGACTCTACCTCATCGTTCCATCATTCATTGTTGTCGGCCTGGCTCAGACAGCTTCGACTCTCTACCTCGGGATGATTCTCTTTGCAATCTGTAAGTAATCTTTTATTGCCATTCTCTTCAATAAGTTTTACAAATTGCTTTTGGGTCCATTAGTATTGGACGATTAATTTCGAAGTTTCgttatttatttatagaaattcaaacatttccatgaaatatgcattttttcactgaacgtgattttatgtaattttttttaataaatttgaggCTGCAATACTATGATCAGTTATTCAGTAAAtgcaattagaagaaaaatctgataagtaattgaataaaacggaaaatgtaaaattctattaattaaaaatagtgaaattttttttccaaaaataaaatggatggcaaagcgtcccaggctttgcaaagcACTCGAACAACGTAACTTAAGATGCTGTACCTCAAAAGAGTAGTATTAACGAATTCAAGGATTTCgcagagtttttttttccacaGGGAAATTTCTTTTTGAGTTTATCGGTACACAACTGATTTGAAATGTTTTGTAAAGCACTCAAAACATTCCCCAAACGAGCAATATACACCTGAGAAGCAATATAATtgtatttcgaataaaaattagttattggcaatgaatcggttcattactggtttaGAACCGTTTCAAACCGGTCTagttttatgtgaaattccaagacctttccaaccagccaaacatgataccattcggatgagaaataagctctctagagcctttttgatcttagaccttgaaaaaccgttattaggattgattaaccctttaacgacgagacagttttcgctgaccgaaaatcagcaataaaaatgaaacctataaacaaaacttgtaaaatgtctTACATTTAACCTTCGAAAGgaaaacagagtctgatttagtatattttttgtctctatgaacgttagggacaaaaatagcccaaaaatttaagtaatttttcttacgataccaatgactgataattttcactctaacgaaaaatggtatgtttgaatattgtagtttccttttccataccggttttacttaaaaaaaactggaagtataaaaaataaataaaatcaattatgaatttgtgaatttaaaaattcgtcattttttagcttaaatatttatcatatagcaaatatgtggagacttgcaaaaaatatcctagattcctccAACCTTCTATTTTGCCATTAcgtaaaaacttaagaaaaaaacaactttaggtagccagaaaaaaatattttctttatgggacaccggtgttcaaatcgtccttaaagggttaaacgatattttcgtacaaggacgaaatgttcgccttcgcaatctctaaaatatatccaaaaatgaaaataatcccGGGACgggttttcgagcaatcccaaaaaaacttGCTTTTGGTGGGGCAGGGGAGGGGTGGCcggaaaatgagggacatgtttTGGATAGACTTACGAGGGGTCCGCCGAAGGCTATAAATAGAGATCCTTCTAGGATATTTGTTTCATAATTATTTGCGATATGTGTGTTGCAAGGTCCATTTGTCTGTAGCTATCGTGCGGATTTCGTTCAATTCGCTTCTTCAATTTAAGGACAGCGGTTGCCGATCATGTAATGTTTTCCACATCCACCATAGCGTTTTATTATGCTGGCAGTATCCCTCTATTGAGTTATATTTAAAAGCcaatagattcaatcacattcaGGTTCTGGAGGGCTCTAAAGACAGCCATTTgctaaaaattttcataaatacttTTGTGGAATTGTAACCAAGAAAATGAGCTATAgagtaaaatttgtaaaacgGGACAGTTTGAAAAGAGGGACCAAACAGTGTGGAATGTGGGACACCTTCCTAAAAATTTGGTAATAAATCAATTAGATATTTTAGTTTTCGATCAAAAGATTATTCAACTTAATTTTATGCTTATTTGAGAAGTTGAAAACGTGAAAGGtgttaatgtaaaattttagcGTACTGTCCTGAATGGTTCCAAAGTTATAGCGATTTAATTTTAGTTGTAGTTCAATTGACTCATACTATACTGCACATTTTAATTGCTAGAAAAAATTGGCGCGTCGTATGGCAaccaaaaaaatttaaggacCTAAAAGATTAAAGCGTTATAAATAAAGACgctttaaaaataaacacttaGAAAATTAGAGCTCCTAGACGCCAAGaaatcagaaagaaaaaaatctgacgCAAAAAATTAggggtatttttaaaaattaggacATTTAAATTGAGAACGTCTAAA is from Phlebotomus papatasi isolate M1 chromosome 1, Ppap_2.1, whole genome shotgun sequence and encodes:
- the LOC129799033 gene encoding major facilitator superfamily domain-containing protein 10 — translated: MAYLRESLEKGSTVRGVNQKVPDKMENKVSKESIPEVAATHKTVYVVFFSLLLDLLAFTMILPLLPSLLDYYRQHDTQGLYHRLSQSIKFFQETVGAPEKYNSVLFGGFLGSMFSFLQFVASPIVGAFSDVYGRKRVMMICMCGITLSYLLWAVSSNFAIFVIARFVGGLSKGNISLAMAIITDVSNSKSRGKGMALVGIAFSLGFIVGPMIGAIFSKYSDKSSPDWFWLPATFAMCLALADILFLGVFLQETLPKKKRAKKVLISLSRALEYINPTSLFKFDAVKNLSTKDLESLKRLGFIYFVYLFIYSGLEFTVTFLMYHKFGFTSIDQAKVFLTTGIVMALLQGSVVRRLPERLTKKSAVLGLYLIVPSFIVVGLAQTASTLYLGMILFAISTAFVVTCMTTLTSKYGNFDQKGTVLGIFRSLGALARALGPIVASMAFWSIGSSFTYIIGGICLLYPSLLLQFTVLS